GCCCGTTGCCTCCTCCGAGAGGAGCGTCAAGGTCACGGCGCTCGTTCTAAGGGACATCGAGTTCGACCAGTCCGCGAGGTTCAAGAGGCAGGTCAGGCTGAGCGTGAGGCGCCTCCACGGGGGCCTGGTTCTGGAGAACCTCAACGTCTTCGGGCACGCCGAGGTTTTGGCTAGCTGGCTCAGGAACCCCGAGTTCGTTCACACGAGGGTCATGGGAAACCTCATCTTCCGGAGGGTTTCCTTCCACGGCGACTTCGCCTGGAACTCCACCGTCCTCCCCAACATACCCGTCGAGCTGAGTGTGGAAGGCTTCGTGGATGTGGAGAACTGCCGCTTCAGCAGTCCTCGCGCGGCGGAGATATTCTACCGTCTGGCGAGAATAAGCTGGGAGAGGAACGGCGACTTTGAGAGGGCCGATGAGTACTACTATCTGGAGATGGTTTCCAAAAGGAACTCCCGGCTGGGCGGCAGGAGAAAGGGCCTCAAAAGGTTCTTCCTTAAGCTGGAGGCCCTCTTTGAGTGGCTCTTCGCGGACCTGACCTGCAAGTACGGAACAGACTGGAAGAGGCCGATCCTCATATGGCTCGCCGCGGTTAACGTCTTCTTCCCCCTCCTCTATCTCCTCACGGAGAGCGTTGAGGGTCTTTCAAGTTCGATGGGCGTTCTCGACTACGAGTACTTCAGCATAGTAACCGCAACAACGCTCGGCTACGGAGACTACCACCCGGTAGGCGTGGGCAGGGCCATAGCATCGGTGGAAGCGCTCTTTGGAATGTTCATGTGGGCGGTCTTCCTGACGGTCTTCGCGAGGAAGTACATGAGGTGAGAGCATGATAGGGCTTATAATCAACCCGATAGCTGGAATGGGGGGAAAGGTGGCGCTCAAGGGCACCGACGGCGTCGTCGAGGAGGCGATAAGGAGGGGAGCAAGGCCCGTGGCTCCCGACCTCGTGAGGCTCTTCCTTGGGGAGCTGAGCCACTACGGGGAATCCGCCGAAATCGAGTTCCTTACCGGTCCCGGCCCGCTTGGGGAGGATGTTCTGAGGGAGTTCGACTTTCCCTTCGAGGTTATCAGGCACAGGAAGGTAACCTACCGGACGGTTGATGGCGTCAGAATTCCGGATACGACCTCCGAAGACACTAGAGAGCTTGCCGGGGCGATGGTGGGGAAGGTTGATTTGCTCCTCTTTGCGGGGGGAGATGGAACGGCGAGGGACGTCGTGGGGGTTGTCGATGAGAGGGTTCCCGTTCTCGGAATTCCAACGGGGGTGAAGATGTACTCCGGAGTCTTCGCCACCTCCCCTGAAGACGCGGCGAGGGTTCTCGTCGAGTTCCTCAAAGGGAAGGCCAGACTTGAGGAGAGGGAAGTTAGGGACATCGATGAAGATGCCTACCGACACGACGAGGTCAGTGCGAGAACCTACGGAAAGGCCATTGTTCCGGTCGTTGAGACGCTCGTCCAGGGGAGCAAGGAGAGGGTTCCCATAGATGAGGAGGATGAACTCGAGGCAATCGCCGAGGCCGTGGCGGAGGAGATACTCGAGAGCGATGGGGTCTACTTCCTCGGCTCCGGCTCCACAGTAAAGAGGATAAAGGACATGCTTGGAATAGACGGGACGCTACTCGGTGTCGATATTGTCGAGGTTCGGGACGGGAAGGCGCGGCTCCTCGTTAAGGACGCGGCAGAGAGGGATCTTCTGAAGTTCGTTGAGAGGAACCCCAGGATAGTGGTCACGGTTATCGGCGGGATGGGCTTCCTCTTTGGCAGGGGCAACCAGCAGTTCTCGGCGGAGGTTCTGAGGCATATTCCCAAGGAAAACATCACCGTGGTCGCAACGCCCTCCAAGATCAGAGACGGCGTCGTGAGGGTCTACACGGGCGATAGGGAGGTCGACGAAAGGCTCAGGGGCTACATACGCGTCAGGGTAAGCCCCTGGATGGAGAGGATGGTCAGGGTGGTTTAGGCGGACGAACCAGAAGCCGTTTATACCACCTCCCCCTATTCTCAACCGGTGGATGCTATGAAGTACAGCCGCATAGCGGTTCGGCTTTTTGAGAGGGAGGGTGAGGACGTCTTCTACGACCCCGTTTATCACGGAAGAACCCTCAAGGTCTTTGGCATGGACGAGTGGCCGGGGAAGATCCTCCAGTACTTTGTGGAGCGGTACCGGGAGATAGGCTACGGTACGGTGGTCTTCGACACCACGGGAACTTTCCCGGAGGAGGGCTTTGACACGGTTATCAAGGTGGAGGATGGAAAAGGAACCGGCCTCGACCCGCTGGTTCTGGCTTCCGAGGGCATCATTGACGGCTATACCGCCGCCACGATAATCCAGACCGTCTACGGCCTCGACAGAACCCTAACCGAGAGACTCTACGCGGACTTCCTCGCCGGGAAGGCGGGAAGCGTTCCGGAGGCGGCGAAGTCGGAGAACAAGTACGCCGAGGTCATCCTGGAGAGCTACACGCCCCTCGATGAGGCCTTTTACCGGGGCAAACCCCCCGAGTTCGGAGATAACATCCTGGTGAACCTCGGGGAGACGTACAGCATAACCCTCGCTGGGATGGCTTTTCTGGTGGTGAGTGCCGCTATCAGAAAGAGGAGGAACGTGATGGTTGGCGTTAACGATGCCGCGGTTCTGGCCTACACGACCGCCGGTAGCGCAGCCGTGCCCCTCATAACGAGGCCACTGAGGCGGAGGGTAACTGTATTAGCCACGCAGTACGCGGTGGAGTCCATAATGAACCTCTCCGGCCCGAGCCTGCTCCTCTACCATGACCCCGACACTCAGAGCGTCGTCTACGAGGCCAATGGTGTTCCCCCAGGTCCGATGAGGAAGCACGTACACAAGGGGCAGGCGGCCTTCATATATCGCACTCCGGAGACGATAGACGTGGAGTGGGGCGAGATATCTCTCTAGCCCCTCAGATTCTTCACTATCTCCTCCATGACACCGAGGAAGGTATCGACCTCCTCAACGCTGTTGTAGACGTGGAACGACGCTCTAACTGTCCCGTTTATTCCGAGCTTCTTCATCACCGGAAGGGCGCAGTGGTGGCCCGAGCGAACCATTATGCTGTGCTCGTCGAGTATCGCCGCGACGTCGTGGGGGTGCAGAGTTGGAACGTTGAAGCTGACAACACCGGCGTGCTTCTTCAGGTTCCTCGGCCCGTACCACGGAACCTCAAGCTCGTCCAGCCCCTCGGTGATTCGCTTCACTAACCTGTGCTCCTGCCTCTCGATTCTGTCGATTCCAATCCTTTCGATGTACTTGATTCCCGCGGCGAGGCCTATGGCACCGCCTATGTTCGGCGTTCCGGCCTCGAAGCGCTCCGGGGGTTCCGTCAGCTTGTAGGAGTCGAGGCTGACGTCTTCGATGGTGCCGCCGCCTATGAGGGGAGGCTCGAATGTTTCGAAGAACTCCTCGTTCACGTAGAGAACGCCTATCCCCGTCGGCCCCATCGGTCCCTTGTGGCCTGAAAGCCCTAAAAAGTCGGCGTGGAGCTTCTTGACGTCCACCTCCATATGGCCGGCGCTTTGAGCTGCGTCAACCACGAATATTGCCCCCTCCTCCTTCGCCATCTTTCCAAGCTCCTCGACCTCGTGGATCACTCCCAAAGCGTTCGAGACGTGCTGAACCGCTACGAGCTTTGCCCCCTTTATTTTCCTCTCGGCATCGTTCAAATCCAGGTTGCCCTCGTCGTCCCCCTCTATGAACTCCAGCTTCAGCCCCTTCTTCCTCGCCAGCCTCTGCCAGGGGAGTAAATCCGAGTGGTGCTCGTAGGGGGTGGTTACTATCTTGTCCCCGGGCTTGAAGAGATGCTCCAGGCCGAGGGCGGCCAGATTCAGGCTCTCGCTCGTGTTCTTTGTGAAGACTATCTCCTCGAACTTCGCGTTGAGGAAGTCGGCGACGACCTTCCTGCTCTCCTCGTATTTATGCGTCGCCATCTGGGAGAGCCTGTGTATTCCCCTGTGCACGTTGGCGCGGTATCTGAGGTAGTACTCGTCCATGGCATCAATAACCGGCTTCGGTGTGAGGGAAGTTGCCGTGTTGTCGAAGTAGATGACCTCGCTCGTCAGAGGGATGTCCTTTCTCACATCCTCGGGTATTCTCATGATACCACCTCCAGAACTCCGGCACAGTCGTATATGGCCGTGGCCATCTCCCTTCCTTTCATGGAGTCTTCGAGAAGCTTGATTATTATCTTCCCGCTCGGGTAGACGCTCGTCTCGTAACCCTCCATCTCCACGATGAGCATCATACCGGGGATGAGCTTCTTGACGGTGTAGCCCCTCTCCCTGAGGCACTGGGCCGTTCTCGTGAGGTCTATTTTCACGGGCCTCTCCCAGGAGTAGCCGCTTATGACGATGCCCCTCATCGTCGTACAGGGTTTCGCGATTATCACAATCCATCACCGGTTCGAAATTGAAAAAAGGGCCTTATACGGCTTTCTCAAACCGAAGGTTGAGGACAAAAGTGGGAATTCAAAAAAGGGGGTCAGCAGACCCTCGGCACGGGGTCTCCGGCCGGCGGTTCAAGGAACCTCTTTCCGCCTATACCCGTCTCAACGAGAACCCTGCCCGGGTACTTCTCGATGACTTCCCCTATTATGGCGGCGTTCTTCCCCCTCCCCGTGCCTCTCATGGCCTCAAGGGCCTCCTCCGCATGCTCCCTCGGGACTATCATGACCACCTTGCCCTCGTTGGCAACGTCGAAGGGGCTTATGCCGAGCATGTCGCTCGCGGCCCTTACCTCCGGCCTCACCGGGACGTCGGATTCCCTTATGAGTATCCCCACGTTGGCCTTGCTCGCCATCTCGTTGAGGGCGTTGCTCAGCCCTCCCCTGGTGGGGTCCTTCATGGCGTGGATGTTCTCCCAGCCTATCGCTTTTGCCACCGCCTCCACGACCTCCCATATCGGAGCCACATCACTCTCAAGCTCCGTCTCGAAGGCTATTCCCTCGCGGTGGCTCATGAGCGCTATGCCGTGGTCTCCGATGGTTCCGCTGACGAGAACAACATCCCCCACCTCCGCCCCGGAGTCGGTTATCGGTCTCTCGGCTATCCCGATTCCAGCCGTTATAACGAACATGCCTATGTTGTCCTCGACAACTTTGGTGTCGCCCGTCACTATCGGAACCGGCACTTCCCGGGCCGTCTCGTCCATCGAGCGGAGGATTCTCTTCAGGTCTTCCCCGTCGAAGCCTTCGCCGATTATCATTGAGTTCGCAAGGGCGAGGGGCTTTGCACCCATCACCGCCAGGTCGTTCACCGTTCCGCTCACGGCCAGCCTTCCGATGTCGCCTCCCGGGAAGAAGAGGGGCTTCACCGTGTGGCCGTCTATCGTGAAGACGAGGTGCTTATCGCCGAAGGGTATCGTGGCCCCGTCGTCGAGGGCATCCAGACCTATCCCACCCGCGGATTTGAGGGTGAGGCTCTTCAGGATGACCTCCCTCAGGAGTTCCTCCATTATTTCTCCGCCCGCACCGTGTTCGAGTTTGATCTTCATCTTCCTCCCCCCGGTTATCGTGTGAATAAACTGAATTTAACCCTTCCTCACAGCATCAGATCCTCCCTGCTGAGATAGCCCTCGAGATACAGCCCCCCGAGGAAGGCCTGGCCGACGTTTATCCCGTTGTCGCCGCGCGGCACCTCGTGAGTGGTGTAGAACTTCAGCCCGCTGGCTTCCACGATCTTTCTCACGGTCTTAACTATCGGCTCGTTGAACGCCCCCCCGCCGCTCATCCCGACGTTCTTCACTCCAAACTCCCTGGCCTTTTCCACGGCTATCTCGGCGAAAGCCCTTCCGAGGGCAAGGTGGACCGAGTAGGCCACGTCCGCCGGGGGTGCCCTCCCAAGAACCTCCAGTGCATCCCGGAAAAGTTCCTCGACGTGCATCAGCTCGCCGTCGACAGGAACCTCAAACTTGAGGTCGTTCTTGCCGCGCATCGCGAAGCTCTCCAGCTTCATAGCCGGTTCGCCCTCGTAGTGCCTCCTGTAGGCAACGTTGAGAAGCACGGAGAATGCGTCGAGGACTCTCCCGGTTGACGATGCATAGCTCGTGTTTACCTCCTTCGCGAGCTGGGTGAGGACGACGTTGAACTCCACCCTTCCGTACCTTAGGCTCTCTATGGCCTTCGGGCAGCACCTCTCTATTATCCCCTCGAGTTCCTCAACGCCGTAGACCTTGCTCAGTATGCCCATCAGCGCCCTCAGCGGGTAGTAGCTCGCCAGGTCACCGCCTGGAAGGGGGTAGTAGTCGATATGGGCGAGTCTCTCCACGTCCTCGTAGCTCAGGTATATCACCTCGCCGCCCCAGGTGTTCCCGTCGGTCCCGTAGCCCACTCCATCAACGGCTATGCCTATTACCTCGTCGAGACCGTTTTCAGCCATGACGCTCGCTATGTGGGCGTAGTGGTGCTGAACCTGGAGGAGTTCAACGTTCATCTCGTTCGCCAGCTCCATCGCCAGCTTCGTCGTGTTGTAGGTCGGGTGGAGGTCGGCCACAATCAAATCGAACTCCTTAACGCGGAGGAGCCTCTGGAAGTGCTTTATTGCCCCCTCCATGAACTCCAGAACCTCAACCTTGGAGGTGTTTCCTATGTACTGGCTCGGATAGACCTTGCCGTTTTTCACCACTCCGAAGGCGTTCATCAGCTCCGCCCCGACCGCCAGGCCGCGGTAGTCGAAGGGTATCCCGATTGGAAGCGGTACGAAGCCGCGGGAGCGCCTTATGACTGCCCTCCTGCCGTTGACGAACCTGATAACGCTGTCGTCAGCCCTGTTGAGAATCTTCCTGTTGTGGAGCAGGAAATAATCGGCCACATCCCTCAGCTCCTCAAAGGCCCTCTCGTTGTCCTTTACCATCGGCATTCCCGGGTAGTTGGCCGAGGTCATGACGTAGACCGGACTTTTGCTCCAGTGGAAGAGGATGTAGTGCGTTCCCGCGTAGGGGAGCATGACTCCAACCGTGTGCAGACCCGGCGCGAGGTTCTCAGGCAGCGGGAAGGGTTCCCTCTTGCGGAGCGTCAGTATCGGCCTCCTGTAGGAGGTCAGCTCCTCCAGCTCTTCCGGCGAGATGAATGCAAACTCCTCAACGGTCTCGACGTCCCTCGCCATTATGGCGAAGGGCTTCTGGGGCCGGTGGGTTCTTCTCCTCAGCTCTGCCACGGCTTCCTCGTTGGTCGCGTCGCATGCCAGATGGATTCCTCCGATGCCCTTCACCGCCACGATGTAGCCCTTATCGATAAGCTCGGCCGCCTTTTTCAGCGGGTCGCCTATTATCTCCCGCCCGTCATTGGTGTAGAGCCTGTAACTAGGGCCGCAAACGGGACAGCAGACGGGTTCGGCATGATAGCGTCTGTTGAGCGGGTCTCTGTACTCGCCCTCGCAGTAGTCGCACATCGGGAACTCTCTCATCGTGGTATTCTCGCGGTCGTAGGGCAGGTCTTCGATTATCGTGAACCTTGGACCGCAGTTGGTGCAGACTATGAAGGGGTAAATGTAGCGCTTATCGGTCGGGTTGAAAAGCTCCCTCAGGCAATCATCGCATATCGCTATGTCGGGCGGGATGACCGAGTCCCCCCCTTTGCCCCCCTGGGAACTCTTCTCGATGTAAAACCTGTCGAAGCCCTGAGGGGGTATCTCCCTTCTCTCCACCTTCTCGATTCTCGCGAGAGGGGGCTTTTTGGCGTGAAGGTCGCGGATGAAGGCCTCTATCTCACCTTCTGGCCCCTCGACGACTATCTCAACGCCCGCATCGCCGAGGTTCTTGACGTAGCCCCTCAGGCCATGCTCATGGGCTATCCTGTAGACGAAGGGGCGAAAGCCAACGGCCTGGACGATGCCCTGAACGTGAAGTCTGTAAGCCTTCATTCCTCTCACCTGTGTTCTCTTGGTAATTTGAGCCTTTATAGGTTTCTAAAACCAAAAGTTGAAAACGGGAGGGGAGTTTTGAACCTTTGGTGTCAGAACAGTGCCCCGTACTTGTAGAAGATGCTGCACGTCCCCTCGTAGGAGACCATACACGGCCCCACTGGGCTTCTGGGGGTGCAGGTCTTCCCGAAGTGCGGACAGTCCGTCGGCAGGGCTAAGCCCCTCAAGACCGCACCGCAGATGCAGCCCTTTTCGAGGTCCGGAAGCTTGGGAACCTCCGGGTCGTAGTAGGTTCTTATCTCCAGATCCTTCCACTCCTTTCTCAGCTCAAGCCCGCTGTTCGGTATCGTTCCGAGGGCGCGCCATTTGGCGTCCTTGACTTCGAAGAACTTCTCGATGAGCCTCTGGGCAGTGACGTTGCCCTCGTACTTAACGGCCCTGGTGTACTCGTTGACTATCTTGACTTCCCCATTCTTCACCATCTTTATGAGCATCAGGATTCCCATGAGGACGTCTACCGGCTCGAAACCGGCTATCACCTGTGGTATGCCGTAGTCCCTGGCCAGGTACTCCCACCCCTTCACACCGATGATCGTGGAGACGTGGCCCGGGTCGATCAGCCCGTGGAACCTGGTGCCCTGCTTAACCAGCGCCTCAACCGCCGGGGGCGTCAGGCGGTGGACGGAGTAGATTTTGAAGTTCTCAAGCCCCTCCTCGACGACGGCGTTGAGCATCCCGGCCGCGGGAGCTGTTGTCGTCTCGAAGCCCGGTGAGAAGTGCACCACCGTCCTGTCGGGGTTCTCCTTCGCTATCTTGTAGGTGTCGAAGATGGAGTAGACGATGCGGACGTCATAGCCCTCGCTCCGCAGGTCTGCGAAGCTCCCGAGGGGCGTTGGTATCTTGTACATGTCGCCGAAGGTCGTGAGGATTATCCTCTCCCCCTCCTCGTAGGCCCGCTTCATTATCTCGCGCATCTTCACGATGTCCTCGACGGGCGTTATGCAGACGGGACAGCCTGGCCCGCTGACGATCTTGACGTTCTCGGGCAGAAGCGAACGGATTCCGGAGCGGGTTACCGTGTCCTCGTGGGTTCCGCAGACGTGCATGAAGCGGATCTCATCGAGGCC
This window of the Thermococcus siculi genome carries:
- a CDS encoding potassium channel family protein encodes the protein MCEYVYENGQRCRLKPVEGSKYCPLHIPYDEAERLLGDDAKRVKEEAFLRRLKQGHTYFEGVYLYDVKISELQTEKPLVFKNSTIRTMLFDFVNVPGITFYNSQVGRIVLFGSEIGTLLVQGSRVFGLNLLRVAFSNSVYVRDSSVRYVMINSTEYVGTGEKGEEEYGEKKALGRIELNGLKDVRRIGINVRYPLMRRILEEHGIKPVASSERSVKVTALVLRDIEFDQSARFKRQVRLSVRRLHGGLVLENLNVFGHAEVLASWLRNPEFVHTRVMGNLIFRRVSFHGDFAWNSTVLPNIPVELSVEGFVDVENCRFSSPRAAEIFYRLARISWERNGDFERADEYYYLEMVSKRNSRLGGRRKGLKRFFLKLEALFEWLFADLTCKYGTDWKRPILIWLAAVNVFFPLLYLLTESVEGLSSSMGVLDYEYFSIVTATTLGYGDYHPVGVGRAIASVEALFGMFMWAVFLTVFARKYMR
- a CDS encoding ATP-NAD kinase family protein; translation: MIGLIINPIAGMGGKVALKGTDGVVEEAIRRGARPVAPDLVRLFLGELSHYGESAEIEFLTGPGPLGEDVLREFDFPFEVIRHRKVTYRTVDGVRIPDTTSEDTRELAGAMVGKVDLLLFAGGDGTARDVVGVVDERVPVLGIPTGVKMYSGVFATSPEDAARVLVEFLKGKARLEEREVRDIDEDAYRHDEVSARTYGKAIVPVVETLVQGSKERVPIDEEDELEAIAEAVAEEILESDGVYFLGSGSTVKRIKDMLGIDGTLLGVDIVEVRDGKARLLVKDAAERDLLKFVERNPRIVVTVIGGMGFLFGRGNQQFSAEVLRHIPKENITVVATPSKIRDGVVRVYTGDREVDERLRGYIRVRVSPWMERMVRVV
- a CDS encoding cysteine desulfurase, translated to MRIPEDVRKDIPLTSEVIYFDNTATSLTPKPVIDAMDEYYLRYRANVHRGIHRLSQMATHKYEESRKVVADFLNAKFEEIVFTKNTSESLNLAALGLEHLFKPGDKIVTTPYEHHSDLLPWQRLARKKGLKLEFIEGDDEGNLDLNDAERKIKGAKLVAVQHVSNALGVIHEVEELGKMAKEEGAIFVVDAAQSAGHMEVDVKKLHADFLGLSGHKGPMGPTGIGVLYVNEEFFETFEPPLIGGGTIEDVSLDSYKLTEPPERFEAGTPNIGGAIGLAAGIKYIERIGIDRIERQEHRLVKRITEGLDELEVPWYGPRNLKKHAGVVSFNVPTLHPHDVAAILDEHSIMVRSGHHCALPVMKKLGINGTVRASFHVYNSVEEVDTFLGVMEEIVKNLRG
- the hypF gene encoding carbamoyltransferase HypF encodes the protein MKAYRLHVQGIVQAVGFRPFVYRIAHEHGLRGYVKNLGDAGVEIVVEGPEGEIEAFIRDLHAKKPPLARIEKVERREIPPQGFDRFYIEKSSQGGKGGDSVIPPDIAICDDCLRELFNPTDKRYIYPFIVCTNCGPRFTIIEDLPYDRENTTMREFPMCDYCEGEYRDPLNRRYHAEPVCCPVCGPSYRLYTNDGREIIGDPLKKAAELIDKGYIVAVKGIGGIHLACDATNEEAVAELRRRTHRPQKPFAIMARDVETVEEFAFISPEELEELTSYRRPILTLRKREPFPLPENLAPGLHTVGVMLPYAGTHYILFHWSKSPVYVMTSANYPGMPMVKDNERAFEELRDVADYFLLHNRKILNRADDSVIRFVNGRRAVIRRSRGFVPLPIGIPFDYRGLAVGAELMNAFGVVKNGKVYPSQYIGNTSKVEVLEFMEGAIKHFQRLLRVKEFDLIVADLHPTYNTTKLAMELANEMNVELLQVQHHYAHIASVMAENGLDEVIGIAVDGVGYGTDGNTWGGEVIYLSYEDVERLAHIDYYPLPGGDLASYYPLRALMGILSKVYGVEELEGIIERCCPKAIESLRYGRVEFNVVLTQLAKEVNTSYASSTGRVLDAFSVLLNVAYRRHYEGEPAMKLESFAMRGKNDLKFEVPVDGELMHVEELFRDALEVLGRAPPADVAYSVHLALGRAFAEIAVEKAREFGVKNVGMSGGGAFNEPIVKTVRKIVEASGLKFYTTHEVPRGDNGINVGQAFLGGLYLEGYLSREDLML
- the hypE gene encoding hydrogenase expression/formation protein HypE, yielding MKIKLEHGAGGEIMEELLREVILKSLTLKSAGGIGLDALDDGATIPFGDKHLVFTIDGHTVKPLFFPGGDIGRLAVSGTVNDLAVMGAKPLALANSMIIGEGFDGEDLKRILRSMDETAREVPVPIVTGDTKVVEDNIGMFVITAGIGIAERPITDSGAEVGDVVLVSGTIGDHGIALMSHREGIAFETELESDVAPIWEVVEAVAKAIGWENIHAMKDPTRGGLSNALNEMASKANVGILIRESDVPVRPEVRAASDMLGISPFDVANEGKVVMIVPREHAEEALEAMRGTGRGKNAAIIGEVIEKYPGRVLVETGIGGKRFLEPPAGDPVPRVC
- the hypD gene encoding hydrogenase formation protein HypD, whose protein sequence is MEPLEAFKDREIAQRIVKRIHEEAEGLDEIRFMHVCGTHEDTVTRSGIRSLLPENVKIVSGPGCPVCITPVEDIVKMREIMKRAYEEGERIILTTFGDMYKIPTPLGSFADLRSEGYDVRIVYSIFDTYKIAKENPDRTVVHFSPGFETTTAPAAGMLNAVVEEGLENFKIYSVHRLTPPAVEALVKQGTRFHGLIDPGHVSTIIGVKGWEYLARDYGIPQVIAGFEPVDVLMGILMLIKMVKNGEVKIVNEYTRAVKYEGNVTAQRLIEKFFEVKDAKWRALGTIPNSGLELRKEWKDLEIRTYYDPEVPKLPDLEKGCICGAVLRGLALPTDCPHFGKTCTPRSPVGPCMVSYEGTCSIFYKYGALF